A single genomic interval of Antechinus flavipes isolate AdamAnt ecotype Samford, QLD, Australia chromosome 1, AdamAnt_v2, whole genome shotgun sequence harbors:
- the LOC127561146 gene encoding integrin alpha-D-like isoform X2, translating into MAAGAVFLITVLASSHGFNLDIKHPIIFQKNVASFGQSVVQFKDSRLMVGAPLVRVSAKQTGRLYECKYDTRSCLPIPLQIPQEAVNMSLGLSLATGTNSSQLLVCGPTVHQTCGKNIYMKGFCFVLDSKVQQCKTIPETLQECPKQENDIVFLIDGSASINSDEFQQMKSFVRAVIDQFKETNTQFSLMQYSNLLKTHFTFADFQKSTNWGHLVDPISQLKGLTYTATAIRKVVTELFQSWNGARKNATKILIVITDGEKYKDELQYEDVIPQADQAGIIRYAIGVGDAFEHVKAREELNIIGSKPADEHVFRVNNFGTLKNIQEQLQEKIFSIEGTESRSSISFQHEMSQAGFSAVLTSMGPVLGAVGSFGWSGGVFLYSPNQGSVFIKPSKEDMHDAYLGYSAMVAIWNGVQKLVLGAPRYQHTGKVVVFTNVGGTWEQEAEVKGTQVGSYFGATLCPIDVNSDNNTDLILIGAPYYYEQNRGGQVYICPFSQQRAKWNCEVVLHGQQGYPFGRFGAALAIAGDTNGDKITDVVVGAPGEEENQGAIYLFHGVSGSGFKPSYSQRISGSHLSPTLQYFGQSLSGGQDLTQDGLVDVAVGAQEHVLLLRTCPILRVEVSITFTPPELARSVFECWGQKAINKEAGTAIICFTISKSTPDHLGDVSSSVAYDLALDAGRLSPRAIFAETKNWTLNRIKTLGLGNYCENVKLLLPYCVEDSVNPISLRLNFSLVGQHILSSENLRPVLQVGSQDLFTSHFPFEKNCGTDHFCEDDLDITFNFSGLQTLVVGSNLELNVTVTVTNQGEDSYRTMVTFLYPPGLSYRKVSVTQNWHPQQSGRIACEAAMPENKALKSTGCSINHPIFQEGAKVTFVATFDISPTATLGDKMLMKTKVSSENNTPKSNKTTFQLEVPVKYAIYLVISSKEESTKYLNFSASEEKKSQEVKHKYQVNNLSKQNLPSSINFWVPVELNKMIVWNVTTVNSPQKISCVSERSLPSYFDFQTQIQTSPVLDCSIAVCLKIRCDISSFGVQEQLDFTLKGNLSFGWVSQTLQKKLIVRSSAEIIFNESIYYQLQGQEAFLKSQTETVLEQYEIHIPILLIAGSTVGGLLLLVLITVGLFKVRLHCTPCYISFLARIPVSTFHLSFLSNFFFLHLYFFLVTIFSPLPNISAVTHFSLFSMMS; encoded by the exons TCCTAGCCTCTTCTCATGGATTCAACCTGGACATCAAACATCCCATTATCTTCCAGAAGAATGTAGCTAGTTTTGGGCAGAGTGTAGTCCAGTTTAAAGACTCTCG GCTCATGGTGGGAGCTCCATTGGTAAGGGTTTCTGCCAAACAAACCGGGAGACTCTATGAGTGTAAATATGATACTAGAAGTTGTCTACCCATCCCTTTACAGA TCCCCCAGGAGGCAGTGAACATGTCCCTTGGACTCTCTCTGGCTACTGGTACAAACTCCTCACAACTACTG GTCTGTGGACCTACAGTACATCAAACCTGTGGGAAGAATATATACATGAAAGGTTTCTGTTTTGTGCTGGATTCAAAGGTACAACAATGTAAGACAATTCCAGAAACTCTACAGG AGTGTCCAAAGCAAGAAAATGACATTGTCTTTTTGATTGATGGCTCTGCCAGCATTAATTCCGATGAGTTTCAGCAAATGAAGAGTTTTGTCAGAGCTGTAATTGACCAGTTCAAAGAAACCAACACACAG TTCTCATTGATGCAGTATTCAAACCTACTTAAAACACATTTTACTTTTGCTGACTTCCAAAAGAGCACCAACTGGGGACACCTTGTGGATCCAATTTCGCAGCTGAAGGGTTTGACTTACACTGCCACAGCCATCAGAAAAGTAGT AACTGAATTGTTTCAAAGCTGGAATGGAGCTCGGAAGAATGCCACTAAGATCCTCATTGTAATCacggatggagagaaatacaaagatgaGCTACAGTATGAAGATGTCATCCCCCAAGCAGACCAGGCAGGAATTATCCGATATGCAATTGGG GTGGGAGATGCTTTTGAACATGTCAAAGCCCGGGAGGAACTGAACATAATTGGATCAAAACCTGCAGATGAGCATGTGTTCCGGGTGAATAACTTCGGTACTCTTAAGAACATACAGGAACAGCTTCAAGAGAAGATCTTTTCTATTGAGG GAACTGAATCTAGAAGCAGTATCTCCTTCCAACATGAAATGTCTCAGGCAGGCTTCAGTGCTGTCCTTACATCT ATGGGGCCAGTCCTAGGAGCTGTGGGGAGTTTTGGCTGGTCTGGAGGTGTCTTCTTATACTCCCCAAATCAAGGTTCTGTCTTTATCAAGCCATCCAAAGAAGACATGCATGATGCTTATCTGG GTTATTCTGCTATGGTAGCCATTTGGAATGGAGTTCAGAAACTTGTCCTGGGGGCCCCTAGATACCAGCACACAGGAAAGGTTGTAGTCTTCACCAATGTTGGTGGCACCTGGGAGCAGGAGGCTGAAGTCAAAGGGACACAG GTAGGATCCTATTTTGGAGCAACCCTATGTCCCATTGATGTGAACAGTGACAACAACACGGATCTGATCCTCATTGGAGCCCCTTATTATTATGAACAAAACCGAGGAGGCCAGGTGTACATTTGTCCCTTTTCTCAGCAG AGGGCCAAATGGAACTGTGAAGTTGTTCTCCATGGGCAGCAGGGGTATCCTTTTGGCCGTTTTGGAGCAGCACTGGCAATAGCAGGGGACACAAATGGGGACAAAATAACAGATGTAGTAGTGGGTGCACCCGGGGAGGAAGAAAACCAAGGAGCCATCTATCTGTTTCATGGTGTGTCTGGATCTGGTTTCAAGCCTTCCTATAGCCAG AGAATTAGTGGCTCCCACCTTTCCCCCACACTTCAATATTTTGGACAGTCACTGAGTGGGGGACAAGACCTCACTCAGGATGGACTTGTGGATGTGGCAGTGGGAGCCCAGGAACATGTGTTGCTGCTCAG GACATGTCCAATACTGAGAGTTGAAGTATCAATAACATTCACACCTCCAGAGTTAGCAAGATCTGTATTTGAGTGTTGGGGACAAAAGGCCATCAACAAAGAAGCAGGAACTGCTATAATCTGCTTTACTATTTCTAAAAGTACTCCAGACCATCTGG GTGATGTCTCTAGCTCTGTGGCTTATGACCTTGCTCTGGATGCTGGGCGGCTGAGTCCTCGTGCCATATTTGCTGAAACAAAGAACTGGACattaaatagaattaaaactCTGGGTCTAGGGAATTACTGTGAGAATGTGAAACTGTTGTTACCA TATTGTGTGGAGGACTCAGTGAACCCAATCAGTCTTCGCCTCAACTTCTCTCTGGTGGGACAACATATCCTTTCATCTGAGAACCTCAGACCTGTTCTACAAGTGGGTTCCCAGGACCTCTTTACCTCCCAT TTCCCCTTTGAGAAGAACTGTGGAACAGATCACTTCTGTGAGGATGACCTTGACATTacctttaatttctctgg TTTACAGACCTTGGTGGTTGGGAGTAATCTGGAGTTGAATGTGACAGTGACGGTGACAAATCAGGGGGAAGATTCTTACAGGACCATGGTTACCTTCTTATATCCCCCAGGACTGTCCTATCGAAAAGTGTCTGTAACTCAG AATTGGCACCCTCAGCAATCTGGACGTATTGCATGTGAGGCAGCAATGCCTGAGAACAAGGCCCTGAAGAGTACTGGCTGTAGCATCAATCACCCCATCTTCCAAGAAGGAGCTAAG GTCACTTTTGTAGCAACATTTGATATTTCTCCCACTGCCACTCTTGGAGACAAGATGCTCATGAAAACTAAAGTGAGCAG CGAAAATAACACACCTAAATCCAACAAAACCACATTCCAGCTGGAAGTACCGGTGAAGTATGCTATCTACTTGGTGATCAGCAG CAAGGAAGAATCTACTAAGTACTTAAATTTCTCTGCTTCTGAGGAGAAGAAAAGCCAAGAGGTCAAGCACAAATACCAA GTGAACAACCTGAGTAAGCAGAATCTGCCAAGCAGCATTAACTTTTGGGTTCCTGTGGAACTAAATAAGATGATTGTATGGAATGTGACTACAGTCAACTCCCCCCAG AAGATTTCGTGTGTCTCAGAAAGGAGTCTCCCCAGTTATTTTGACTTCCAGACCCAAATTCAGACAAGCCCTGTGCTG GACTGTTCCATTGCAGTTTGTCTCAAAATTAGATGTGATATCTCTTCTTTTGGTGTCCAAGAACAACTTGACTTCACTCTCAAAGGCAATCTCAGTTTTGGCTGGGTCAGCCAA ACACTGCAGAAGAAGCTGATAGTCAGAAGCTCAGCTgaaatcatttttaatgaatCAATATATTACCAACTTCAAGGACAGGAGGCCTTTTTGAAATCCCAG ACAGAAACAGTCCTGGAGCAATATGAAATTCACATTCCCATCCTTCTTATTGCTGGCAGTACAGTGGGGGGACTTCTCCTGCTGGTGCTCATAACAGTTGGGCTCTTCAAGGTAAGACTCCACTGTACCCCATGTTATATATCTTTTCTGGCAAGGATCCCTGTTTCCACCTTTCATCTATCCTTTCTttccaacttcttttttcttcaccttTACTTTTTCCTTGTCACCATCTTTTCTCCACTTCCCAACATTTCTGCAGTTacccacttttcccttttttccatgATGTCCTGA
- the LOC127561146 gene encoding integrin alpha-D-like isoform X4 — MAAGAVFLITVLASSHGFNLDIKHPIIFQKNVASFGQSVVQFKDSRLMVGAPLVRVSAKQTGRLYECKYDTRSCLPIPLQIPQEAVNMSLGLSLATGTNSSQLLVCGPTVHQTCGKNIYMKGFCFVLDSKVQQCKTIPETLQECPKQENDIVFLIDGSASINSDEFQQMKSFVRAVIDQFKETNTQFSLMQYSNLLKTHFTFADFQKSTNWGHLVDPISQLKGLTYTATAIRKVVTELFQSWNGARKNATKILIVITDGEKYKDELQYEDVIPQADQAGIIRYAIGQVGDAFEHVKAREELNIIGSKPADEHVFRVNNFGTLKNIQEQLQEKIFSIEGTESRSSISFQHEMSQAGFSAVLTSMGPVLGAVGSFGWSGGVFLYSPNQGSVFIKPSKEDMHDAYLGYSAMVAIWNGVQKLVLGAPRYQHTGKVVVFTNVGGTWEQEAEVKGTQVGSYFGATLCPIDVNSDNNTDLILIGAPYYYEQNRGGQVYICPFSQQRAKWNCEVVLHGQQGYPFGRFGAALAIAGDTNGDKITDVVVGAPGEEENQGAIYLFHGVSGSGFKPSYSQRISGSHLSPTLQYFGQSLSGGQDLTQDGLVDVAVGAQEHVLLLRTCPILRVEVSITFTPPELARSVFECWGQKAINKEAGTAIICFTISKSTPDHLGDVSSSVAYDLALDAGRLSPRAIFAETKNWTLNRIKTLGLGNYCENVKLLLPYCVEDSVNPISLRLNFSLVGQHILSSENLRPVLQVGSQDLFTSHFPFEKNCGTDHFCEDDLDITFNFSGLQTLVVGSNLELNVTVTVTNQGEDSYRTMVTFLYPPGLSYRKVSVTQNWHPQQSGRIACEAAMPENKALKSTGCSINHPIFQEGAKVTFVATFDISPTATLGDKMLMKTKVSSENNTPKSNKTTFQLEVPVKYAIYLVISSKEESTKYLNFSASEEKKSQEVKHKYQVNNLSKQNLPSSINFWVPVELNKMIVWNVTTVNSPQKISCVSERSLPSYFDFQTQIQTSPVLDCSIAVCLKIRCDISSFGVQEQLDFTLKGNLSFGWVSQTLQKKLIVRSSAEIIFNESIYYQLQGQEAFLKSQTETVLEQYEIHIPILLIAGSTVGGLLLLVLITVGLFKLGFFKRHYKEMIEKNIQSIQFSNEDSFTDDLPTPK, encoded by the exons TCCTAGCCTCTTCTCATGGATTCAACCTGGACATCAAACATCCCATTATCTTCCAGAAGAATGTAGCTAGTTTTGGGCAGAGTGTAGTCCAGTTTAAAGACTCTCG GCTCATGGTGGGAGCTCCATTGGTAAGGGTTTCTGCCAAACAAACCGGGAGACTCTATGAGTGTAAATATGATACTAGAAGTTGTCTACCCATCCCTTTACAGA TCCCCCAGGAGGCAGTGAACATGTCCCTTGGACTCTCTCTGGCTACTGGTACAAACTCCTCACAACTACTG GTCTGTGGACCTACAGTACATCAAACCTGTGGGAAGAATATATACATGAAAGGTTTCTGTTTTGTGCTGGATTCAAAGGTACAACAATGTAAGACAATTCCAGAAACTCTACAGG AGTGTCCAAAGCAAGAAAATGACATTGTCTTTTTGATTGATGGCTCTGCCAGCATTAATTCCGATGAGTTTCAGCAAATGAAGAGTTTTGTCAGAGCTGTAATTGACCAGTTCAAAGAAACCAACACACAG TTCTCATTGATGCAGTATTCAAACCTACTTAAAACACATTTTACTTTTGCTGACTTCCAAAAGAGCACCAACTGGGGACACCTTGTGGATCCAATTTCGCAGCTGAAGGGTTTGACTTACACTGCCACAGCCATCAGAAAAGTAGT AACTGAATTGTTTCAAAGCTGGAATGGAGCTCGGAAGAATGCCACTAAGATCCTCATTGTAATCacggatggagagaaatacaaagatgaGCTACAGTATGAAGATGTCATCCCCCAAGCAGACCAGGCAGGAATTATCCGATATGCAATTGGG CAGGTGGGAGATGCTTTTGAACATGTCAAAGCCCGGGAGGAACTGAACATAATTGGATCAAAACCTGCAGATGAGCATGTGTTCCGGGTGAATAACTTCGGTACTCTTAAGAACATACAGGAACAGCTTCAAGAGAAGATCTTTTCTATTGAGG GAACTGAATCTAGAAGCAGTATCTCCTTCCAACATGAAATGTCTCAGGCAGGCTTCAGTGCTGTCCTTACATCT ATGGGGCCAGTCCTAGGAGCTGTGGGGAGTTTTGGCTGGTCTGGAGGTGTCTTCTTATACTCCCCAAATCAAGGTTCTGTCTTTATCAAGCCATCCAAAGAAGACATGCATGATGCTTATCTGG GTTATTCTGCTATGGTAGCCATTTGGAATGGAGTTCAGAAACTTGTCCTGGGGGCCCCTAGATACCAGCACACAGGAAAGGTTGTAGTCTTCACCAATGTTGGTGGCACCTGGGAGCAGGAGGCTGAAGTCAAAGGGACACAG GTAGGATCCTATTTTGGAGCAACCCTATGTCCCATTGATGTGAACAGTGACAACAACACGGATCTGATCCTCATTGGAGCCCCTTATTATTATGAACAAAACCGAGGAGGCCAGGTGTACATTTGTCCCTTTTCTCAGCAG AGGGCCAAATGGAACTGTGAAGTTGTTCTCCATGGGCAGCAGGGGTATCCTTTTGGCCGTTTTGGAGCAGCACTGGCAATAGCAGGGGACACAAATGGGGACAAAATAACAGATGTAGTAGTGGGTGCACCCGGGGAGGAAGAAAACCAAGGAGCCATCTATCTGTTTCATGGTGTGTCTGGATCTGGTTTCAAGCCTTCCTATAGCCAG AGAATTAGTGGCTCCCACCTTTCCCCCACACTTCAATATTTTGGACAGTCACTGAGTGGGGGACAAGACCTCACTCAGGATGGACTTGTGGATGTGGCAGTGGGAGCCCAGGAACATGTGTTGCTGCTCAG GACATGTCCAATACTGAGAGTTGAAGTATCAATAACATTCACACCTCCAGAGTTAGCAAGATCTGTATTTGAGTGTTGGGGACAAAAGGCCATCAACAAAGAAGCAGGAACTGCTATAATCTGCTTTACTATTTCTAAAAGTACTCCAGACCATCTGG GTGATGTCTCTAGCTCTGTGGCTTATGACCTTGCTCTGGATGCTGGGCGGCTGAGTCCTCGTGCCATATTTGCTGAAACAAAGAACTGGACattaaatagaattaaaactCTGGGTCTAGGGAATTACTGTGAGAATGTGAAACTGTTGTTACCA TATTGTGTGGAGGACTCAGTGAACCCAATCAGTCTTCGCCTCAACTTCTCTCTGGTGGGACAACATATCCTTTCATCTGAGAACCTCAGACCTGTTCTACAAGTGGGTTCCCAGGACCTCTTTACCTCCCAT TTCCCCTTTGAGAAGAACTGTGGAACAGATCACTTCTGTGAGGATGACCTTGACATTacctttaatttctctgg TTTACAGACCTTGGTGGTTGGGAGTAATCTGGAGTTGAATGTGACAGTGACGGTGACAAATCAGGGGGAAGATTCTTACAGGACCATGGTTACCTTCTTATATCCCCCAGGACTGTCCTATCGAAAAGTGTCTGTAACTCAG AATTGGCACCCTCAGCAATCTGGACGTATTGCATGTGAGGCAGCAATGCCTGAGAACAAGGCCCTGAAGAGTACTGGCTGTAGCATCAATCACCCCATCTTCCAAGAAGGAGCTAAG GTCACTTTTGTAGCAACATTTGATATTTCTCCCACTGCCACTCTTGGAGACAAGATGCTCATGAAAACTAAAGTGAGCAG CGAAAATAACACACCTAAATCCAACAAAACCACATTCCAGCTGGAAGTACCGGTGAAGTATGCTATCTACTTGGTGATCAGCAG CAAGGAAGAATCTACTAAGTACTTAAATTTCTCTGCTTCTGAGGAGAAGAAAAGCCAAGAGGTCAAGCACAAATACCAA GTGAACAACCTGAGTAAGCAGAATCTGCCAAGCAGCATTAACTTTTGGGTTCCTGTGGAACTAAATAAGATGATTGTATGGAATGTGACTACAGTCAACTCCCCCCAG AAGATTTCGTGTGTCTCAGAAAGGAGTCTCCCCAGTTATTTTGACTTCCAGACCCAAATTCAGACAAGCCCTGTGCTG GACTGTTCCATTGCAGTTTGTCTCAAAATTAGATGTGATATCTCTTCTTTTGGTGTCCAAGAACAACTTGACTTCACTCTCAAAGGCAATCTCAGTTTTGGCTGGGTCAGCCAA ACACTGCAGAAGAAGCTGATAGTCAGAAGCTCAGCTgaaatcatttttaatgaatCAATATATTACCAACTTCAAGGACAGGAGGCCTTTTTGAAATCCCAG ACAGAAACAGTCCTGGAGCAATATGAAATTCACATTCCCATCCTTCTTATTGCTGGCAGTACAGTGGGGGGACTTCTCCTGCTGGTGCTCATAACAGTTGGGCTCTTCAAG ctTGGCTTCTTCAAACGTCACTACaaagaaatgatagagaaaaacATCCAGAGTATCCAATTCAGCAATGAGGACTCCTTCACAGATGATTTGCCTACACCAAAATAA
- the LOC127561146 gene encoding integrin alpha-D-like isoform X5: MAAGAVFLITVLASSHGFNLDIKHPIIFQKNVASFGQSVVQFKDSRLMVGAPLVRVSAKQTGRLYECKYDTRSCLPIPLQIPQEAVNMSLGLSLATGTNSSQLLVCGPTVHQTCGKNIYMKGFCFVLDSKVQQCKTIPETLQECPKQENDIVFLIDGSASINSDEFQQMKSFVRAVIDQFKETNTQFSLMQYSNLLKTHFTFADFQKSTNWGHLVDPISQLKGLTYTATAIRKVVTELFQSWNGARKNATKILIVITDGEKYKDELQYEDVIPQADQAGIIRYAIGVGDAFEHVKAREELNIIGSKPADEHVFRVNNFGTLKNIQEQLQEKIFSIEGTESRSSISFQHEMSQAGFSAVLTSMGPVLGAVGSFGWSGGVFLYSPNQGSVFIKPSKEDMHDAYLGYSAMVAIWNGVQKLVLGAPRYQHTGKVVVFTNVGGTWEQEAEVKGTQVGSYFGATLCPIDVNSDNNTDLILIGAPYYYEQNRGGQVYICPFSQQRAKWNCEVVLHGQQGYPFGRFGAALAIAGDTNGDKITDVVVGAPGEEENQGAIYLFHGVSGSGFKPSYSQRISGSHLSPTLQYFGQSLSGGQDLTQDGLVDVAVGAQEHVLLLRTCPILRVEVSITFTPPELARSVFECWGQKAINKEAGTAIICFTISKSTPDHLGDVSSSVAYDLALDAGRLSPRAIFAETKNWTLNRIKTLGLGNYCENVKLLLPYCVEDSVNPISLRLNFSLVGQHILSSENLRPVLQVGSQDLFTSHFPFEKNCGTDHFCEDDLDITFNFSGLQTLVVGSNLELNVTVTVTNQGEDSYRTMVTFLYPPGLSYRKVSVTQNWHPQQSGRIACEAAMPENKALKSTGCSINHPIFQEGAKVTFVATFDISPTATLGDKMLMKTKVSSENNTPKSNKTTFQLEVPVKYAIYLVISSKEESTKYLNFSASEEKKSQEVKHKYQVNNLSKQNLPSSINFWVPVELNKMIVWNVTTVNSPQKISCVSERSLPSYFDFQTQIQTSPVLDCSIAVCLKIRCDISSFGVQEQLDFTLKGNLSFGWVSQTLQKKLIVRSSAEIIFNESIYYQLQGQEAFLKSQTETVLEQYEIHIPILLIAGSTVGGLLLLVLITVGLFKLGFFKRHYKEMIEKNIQSIQFSNEDSFTDDLPTPK, encoded by the exons TCCTAGCCTCTTCTCATGGATTCAACCTGGACATCAAACATCCCATTATCTTCCAGAAGAATGTAGCTAGTTTTGGGCAGAGTGTAGTCCAGTTTAAAGACTCTCG GCTCATGGTGGGAGCTCCATTGGTAAGGGTTTCTGCCAAACAAACCGGGAGACTCTATGAGTGTAAATATGATACTAGAAGTTGTCTACCCATCCCTTTACAGA TCCCCCAGGAGGCAGTGAACATGTCCCTTGGACTCTCTCTGGCTACTGGTACAAACTCCTCACAACTACTG GTCTGTGGACCTACAGTACATCAAACCTGTGGGAAGAATATATACATGAAAGGTTTCTGTTTTGTGCTGGATTCAAAGGTACAACAATGTAAGACAATTCCAGAAACTCTACAGG AGTGTCCAAAGCAAGAAAATGACATTGTCTTTTTGATTGATGGCTCTGCCAGCATTAATTCCGATGAGTTTCAGCAAATGAAGAGTTTTGTCAGAGCTGTAATTGACCAGTTCAAAGAAACCAACACACAG TTCTCATTGATGCAGTATTCAAACCTACTTAAAACACATTTTACTTTTGCTGACTTCCAAAAGAGCACCAACTGGGGACACCTTGTGGATCCAATTTCGCAGCTGAAGGGTTTGACTTACACTGCCACAGCCATCAGAAAAGTAGT AACTGAATTGTTTCAAAGCTGGAATGGAGCTCGGAAGAATGCCACTAAGATCCTCATTGTAATCacggatggagagaaatacaaagatgaGCTACAGTATGAAGATGTCATCCCCCAAGCAGACCAGGCAGGAATTATCCGATATGCAATTGGG GTGGGAGATGCTTTTGAACATGTCAAAGCCCGGGAGGAACTGAACATAATTGGATCAAAACCTGCAGATGAGCATGTGTTCCGGGTGAATAACTTCGGTACTCTTAAGAACATACAGGAACAGCTTCAAGAGAAGATCTTTTCTATTGAGG GAACTGAATCTAGAAGCAGTATCTCCTTCCAACATGAAATGTCTCAGGCAGGCTTCAGTGCTGTCCTTACATCT ATGGGGCCAGTCCTAGGAGCTGTGGGGAGTTTTGGCTGGTCTGGAGGTGTCTTCTTATACTCCCCAAATCAAGGTTCTGTCTTTATCAAGCCATCCAAAGAAGACATGCATGATGCTTATCTGG GTTATTCTGCTATGGTAGCCATTTGGAATGGAGTTCAGAAACTTGTCCTGGGGGCCCCTAGATACCAGCACACAGGAAAGGTTGTAGTCTTCACCAATGTTGGTGGCACCTGGGAGCAGGAGGCTGAAGTCAAAGGGACACAG GTAGGATCCTATTTTGGAGCAACCCTATGTCCCATTGATGTGAACAGTGACAACAACACGGATCTGATCCTCATTGGAGCCCCTTATTATTATGAACAAAACCGAGGAGGCCAGGTGTACATTTGTCCCTTTTCTCAGCAG AGGGCCAAATGGAACTGTGAAGTTGTTCTCCATGGGCAGCAGGGGTATCCTTTTGGCCGTTTTGGAGCAGCACTGGCAATAGCAGGGGACACAAATGGGGACAAAATAACAGATGTAGTAGTGGGTGCACCCGGGGAGGAAGAAAACCAAGGAGCCATCTATCTGTTTCATGGTGTGTCTGGATCTGGTTTCAAGCCTTCCTATAGCCAG AGAATTAGTGGCTCCCACCTTTCCCCCACACTTCAATATTTTGGACAGTCACTGAGTGGGGGACAAGACCTCACTCAGGATGGACTTGTGGATGTGGCAGTGGGAGCCCAGGAACATGTGTTGCTGCTCAG GACATGTCCAATACTGAGAGTTGAAGTATCAATAACATTCACACCTCCAGAGTTAGCAAGATCTGTATTTGAGTGTTGGGGACAAAAGGCCATCAACAAAGAAGCAGGAACTGCTATAATCTGCTTTACTATTTCTAAAAGTACTCCAGACCATCTGG GTGATGTCTCTAGCTCTGTGGCTTATGACCTTGCTCTGGATGCTGGGCGGCTGAGTCCTCGTGCCATATTTGCTGAAACAAAGAACTGGACattaaatagaattaaaactCTGGGTCTAGGGAATTACTGTGAGAATGTGAAACTGTTGTTACCA TATTGTGTGGAGGACTCAGTGAACCCAATCAGTCTTCGCCTCAACTTCTCTCTGGTGGGACAACATATCCTTTCATCTGAGAACCTCAGACCTGTTCTACAAGTGGGTTCCCAGGACCTCTTTACCTCCCAT TTCCCCTTTGAGAAGAACTGTGGAACAGATCACTTCTGTGAGGATGACCTTGACATTacctttaatttctctgg TTTACAGACCTTGGTGGTTGGGAGTAATCTGGAGTTGAATGTGACAGTGACGGTGACAAATCAGGGGGAAGATTCTTACAGGACCATGGTTACCTTCTTATATCCCCCAGGACTGTCCTATCGAAAAGTGTCTGTAACTCAG AATTGGCACCCTCAGCAATCTGGACGTATTGCATGTGAGGCAGCAATGCCTGAGAACAAGGCCCTGAAGAGTACTGGCTGTAGCATCAATCACCCCATCTTCCAAGAAGGAGCTAAG GTCACTTTTGTAGCAACATTTGATATTTCTCCCACTGCCACTCTTGGAGACAAGATGCTCATGAAAACTAAAGTGAGCAG CGAAAATAACACACCTAAATCCAACAAAACCACATTCCAGCTGGAAGTACCGGTGAAGTATGCTATCTACTTGGTGATCAGCAG CAAGGAAGAATCTACTAAGTACTTAAATTTCTCTGCTTCTGAGGAGAAGAAAAGCCAAGAGGTCAAGCACAAATACCAA GTGAACAACCTGAGTAAGCAGAATCTGCCAAGCAGCATTAACTTTTGGGTTCCTGTGGAACTAAATAAGATGATTGTATGGAATGTGACTACAGTCAACTCCCCCCAG AAGATTTCGTGTGTCTCAGAAAGGAGTCTCCCCAGTTATTTTGACTTCCAGACCCAAATTCAGACAAGCCCTGTGCTG GACTGTTCCATTGCAGTTTGTCTCAAAATTAGATGTGATATCTCTTCTTTTGGTGTCCAAGAACAACTTGACTTCACTCTCAAAGGCAATCTCAGTTTTGGCTGGGTCAGCCAA ACACTGCAGAAGAAGCTGATAGTCAGAAGCTCAGCTgaaatcatttttaatgaatCAATATATTACCAACTTCAAGGACAGGAGGCCTTTTTGAAATCCCAG ACAGAAACAGTCCTGGAGCAATATGAAATTCACATTCCCATCCTTCTTATTGCTGGCAGTACAGTGGGGGGACTTCTCCTGCTGGTGCTCATAACAGTTGGGCTCTTCAAG ctTGGCTTCTTCAAACGTCACTACaaagaaatgatagagaaaaacATCCAGAGTATCCAATTCAGCAATGAGGACTCCTTCACAGATGATTTGCCTACACCAAAATAA